From the genome of Vicia villosa cultivar HV-30 ecotype Madison, WI linkage group LG2, Vvil1.0, whole genome shotgun sequence, one region includes:
- the LOC131646952 gene encoding transcription factor bHLH25-like — protein sequence MDKVNTSSTSWLSDLMLDEMEMEGCDLFQQNLFDDEDLFSDDIASVLQQQQQQQPLSPVSSHSSTTSQILSFQNTTTTRFHAFDCASNTKQNEVVTELAQNENVVKRFLGHNNNNNKDHIIAERKRREKLNKGLIALASLIPGLKKMDKASVLGDAIKYLKQLQERLKVLEDQHNKNSPVVESVVTDNKPGVIHESWGDDGSSESVSHVDARVLDKDVLIRILCQKQKGILVKLLDEIQKLHLFVVTSNVLPFGDSLNITIVAKMETAYNLTINDLVKNLRVAALKTMSFIVM from the exons ATGGATAAAGTAAACACATCATCAACTAGCTGGTTATCTGATTTg ATGTTGGATGAAATGGAGATGGAGGGTTGTGATTTGTTCCAACAAAATTTGTTTGATGATGAAGATTTATTCTCAGATGACATAGCAAGtgttcttcaacaacaacaacaacaacaacctttgTCTCCTGTTTCTTCTCACTCTTCAACTACTTCTCAGATTTTGTCTTTTCAGAACACAACAACTACTCGTTTTCATGCTTTTGATTGTGCCTCAAACACAAAGCAAAACGAGGTTGTTACAGAACTTGCTCAAAATGAAAACGTTGTTAAGAGGTTTTTGGgtcataataataacaataataaagatCATATAATagcagagagaaagagaagagagaaactaAACAAAGGCTTAATAGCTTTAGCTTCTCTTATTCCTGGATTAAAGAAG ATGGACAAGGCATCAGTGCTAGGAGATGCTATCAAGTATCTGAAACAACTCCAAGAACGTTTGAAGGTGTTAGAAGATCAACATAACAAGAATAGTCCTGTTGTTGAGTCTGTAGTGACGGACAACAAACCGGGGGTAATTCATGAATCATGGGGTGATGATGGGTCTTCTGAATCAGTCTCCCATGTGGATGCCAGAGTTTTGGACAAGGACGTTCTCATAAGGATTCTCTGCCAAAAGCAAAAGGGTATTTTGGTCAAATTATTGGACGAGATtcaaaagcttcatctctttgttGTTACCAGCAATGTTCTACCTTTTGGGGATTCTCTCAACATAACCATTGTTGCCAAG ATGGAAACGGCGTACAACTTGACCATAAATGATCTTGTAAAAAACCTACGAGTTGCTGCATTGAAAACCATGTCGTTTATCGTAATGTGA